Part of the Bacillus cabrialesii genome is shown below.
TATAGAAAACATCCGTCATTTTTTCAAATTCCGCGATGTCCATGACATCATATTTGATTTTGACTGCCAATAAATTCAAGATCACATCAGTGTCCTTCGGAATCTTCTTCAACAGCTCCTCATAATTTGCCGCGTCAGCCTGAATGGAAGAGGCTGTGCCATCGAAATGATTTTTATCAAGCACTGTCACTTCATAATCTGATATAAGCCCTTCGGCAAGCAGTCTCCCAATCACACCATTTCCGCCGGCGATCAGCACTTTTTTCACTGTGTTCACTCCCCTTTTTTATAGAATGCCCATTTTGGGCGGGGCTGACACTTTTTTTGGCACTCACATGCTTAGGGTTATTCAAAAGCCACCGGCAGCTCCTCAAGCGCCCGAAAGCCAAAAAGCGGCCGGTACCGCCGTTCAGAACCAGCGAGTTTGAGGCCGGTCATTCGCTGCAGAATGGCATTGACCGCAATTTGCGCTTCTAATCGTGCCAGCGAGGAACCTAGGCAAATATGATGGCCTTGCCCGAATGATAGATGCGGATTAGGGCTTCTGGTCAAATCGAAGACATCGGCGTTCGTGAATCTGTTTGGATCTCGATTGGCAGCCCCTAACAGAAGATAGACTTGTTCCCCTTGACGAATCGTCACCCCGCTGATGTCAATATCTTCTGACGCCACTCTGGCTGTCATTTGCGTGGGGCTTTCATAGCGTAAACATTCCTCAATGGCGGAGCCAATAAGATCCGGGCTTTCTTTCAGCTTCAAAAGCTGTTCTGGATGCTGCAGCAGACAAAGGATTGAATTGCTGATGAGATTGACCGTTGTCTCATGCCCGGCAATCGCCAGCAATAGGCACGTAGATGCCAATTCCTCTTCTGTCAGCTTATCCTTTTCTTTCCCCTTCAAAAGCATACTGATCATATCCTGCTGCGGATGCCGTTTTCGCTTTTGAATCAGCTTCCTAAAATATGCCATAGCCTGTACAGCAATATGATTGCCCTCTGTTAACGCCTTTCTTGACCGGGTAAAATCAATCGTTTGAATGAGGCTTGCAGCCCAATCTTTTAATTGCTCCCTATCTTCCTCCGGTACACCTATCATGTTGGCTATGACGAAGCTTGCTAAAGGAAAAGCAAAGTCCGAAATCACCTCCATCTTTTTTTCACCTTGCACTCGATCGAGCAAATGATGGACAGTTTCATCGATATACGGACGATAACGCTCTGCCATTCTCGGAGTAAACGCTCCGCTGGCCAGCGTCCGCAATCGTCTATGATCAGGCTGATTCTGAAACAGCATCATCTGACTTTGCACATG
Proteins encoded:
- a CDS encoding cytochrome P450, which gives rise to MTIAFPTASSEFLKNPYPFYETLRAIHSIYKGSFLKYPGWYVTGYEETAAILKDARFKVRPPLPETSIKYQDLQHVQSQMMLFQNQPDHRRLRTLASGAFTPRMAERYRPYIDETVHHLLDRVQGEKKMEVISDFAFPLASFVIANMIGVPEEDREQLKDWAASLIQTIDFTRSRKALTEGNHIAVQAMAYFRKLIQKRKRHPQQDMISMLLKGKEKDKLTEEELASTCLLLAIAGHETTVNLISNSILCLLQHPEQLLKLKESPDLIGSAIEECLRYESPTQMTARVASEDIDISGVTIRQGEQVYLLLGAANRDPNRFTNADVFDLTRSPNPHLSFGQGHHICLGSSLARLEAQIAVNAILQRMTGLKLAGSERRYRPLFGFRALEELPVAFE